A segment of the Asinibacterium sp. OR53 genome:
ACCAAGATCAAGACCTTGCTGGCCGGCGAATTCGTTGGCCAGGATGTGACGGTAATGGGTTGGGTGCGCACTTTTCGCAACAACCAGTTCATAGCATTGAACGACGGCAGCACCAATAATAATATCCAGGTGGTGGTTGCCCTGGGTATGCTGGACGATGCCACGCTGAAGCGCATCACCACCGGCGCTTCATTGAAGATCACCGGTGAGGTAGTGGCTTCATTGGGAAAGGGACAGAAAGTAGAGATACAGGCGAAGGGCCTGGAAGTGCTGGGCGACAGCGATGCAGAGAAATACCCGCTGCAACCTAAAAAGCACAGCCTCGAGTTTTTGCGGGAGATCGCTCACCTGCGTTTCCGCACCAATACATTCGGCGCGGTGTTCCGCATCAGGCATTCACTGGCTTTTGCCGTGCACCAGTTTTTCAACGAAAGGGGTTTTGTGTACCTGCATACGCCCATCATCACCTCCAGTGATGCAGAAGGTGCGGGCGAAATGTTCCGTGTTACTACATTGCCCATGGAAGGAGCGCCACGCAAAGAAGATGGCGGCATTGATTTCGGAGAAGATTTTTTTGGTAAGAGCACGAACCTCACAGTAAGCGGACAACTCGAGGGAGAGTTAGGCGCCATGGCGTTCAGCGATATTTATACGTTTGGTCCCACTTTCCGCGCAGAAAATTCCAACACCACCCGCCACCTGGCCGAGTTCTGGATGATAGAACCCGAGATGGCGTTTTACGATATTGAAGACAATATGAACCTGGCCGAGGAGTTCATCCAGTACCTGATTCGTTATGCCATGAAGCATAACGCAGAAGACCTGGAATTCCTTGACCAGCGGCTGGCAGAAGAAGAAAAGCAGAAACCGCAGGCCGAGCGTTCAGAGATGGGCCTGCTGGAGAAACTGCGTTTTGTAGTAGACAACCAGTTCGAGCGCATCATTTATACAGAGGCCATTGATATTTTGCTGGACTCCCCTGCTTACAAGAAAAAGAAATTCAAATACGAGGTGAAGTGGGGCATTGATATGCAGAGTGAACATGAGCGTTACCTGGTAGAGAAGCATTTCAAAAAACCCGTGATCGTTACCGGATACCCCGCAGCCATCAAAGCGTTTTACATGCGCATGAACGAAGATGGAAAAACCGTTGCTGCAATGGACATACTGGCCCCCGGCATTGGCGAGATCGTAGGCGGATCACAGCGTGAAGAGCGGCTCGACAGACTGGAGCAGCGCATGAAAGACATGCACATTCCCGCTGAAGAAATGAGCTGGTACCTGGATACACGCCGTTATGGAACGGTGCCGCATGCCGGTTTCGGACTGGGCTTTGAACGAATGGTACAGTTTGTGACGGGTATGGGTAATATCCGCGACGTAATACCCTTTGCCCGTACGCCTAAAAATTGTGAATTTTAGGTGGATTATTGCTGGAATCCCCTATTTTTGCAACCCCGAAAGGGAAATAAAGCGGCAGAAGTGCGCCTCGCGCACCGAAGCTTCAGCGAAGGTGCGGTAGCTCAGTCGGTAGAGCAAAGGACTGAAAATCCTTGTGTCGGCGGTTCGATCCCGCCCCACACCACGGAAACCTCAACAGTAATGTTGGGGTTTTTTGTGCTATCTACGTATTGATTATCATTTTGTTATTAGGTCGCTGTGACTTGATTAATGAATAAGATTTTATCTCTGTTGCAGTGATTCAATTATGTGCAAAATCCGATTGCATTGATCAATTGGATCCAGTTTGGATGTTGTTCAAATCATGATGAATTGCGTTCATCTTTAAGTTCTATCAAGTATCTAGGAATTAATATAGACTGGGCAAAACAAAACTTCAGGTGATTTGCTGACTGATTTTCGGGTATTCTTTGCTTCGCTTTATCGTATATTTGAAGAGTAAATATTTATCATGACAGAGATCATCATCGATAAGAAAAAATACGTGTTGGTGCCTGCAAAGGATTATTCCGCTTTGCAAAAAAAAGCTGCCTTAAAATCCAAGGCTGAAAAGGTTTTTTCTTTGGAAGATGCCCGGTCGTTTAGTAAGAAGTTGATCAAAAAATGGGCAACAGGAAAGTAACCGTAAAACAAAGCGCCGCTGAAAACATTGCATCTATCGCCTGGTATATTGAATCCAAGGGCTTGATTGCAACTGCCGAAAAGTTTACTGATGACATTTATGATTACCTCCTCAAACTTGCCAATCCTATAAAATCCTATGCTGCTTGTAAAGACCCCGTTCGTTCTTCATTAGGATATAAATGTATTCCCTATAAAAAGAAATATACAATTGTTTTTATCGAAACAGAAGGAGATCTGATGATCTGTGAGTTCATTCCATCCAAGATGATTCATTGGTAAATGAATACTTGTATCGCTCCTTTAATCTTTGGACACTCAAGAAATAATGTAAACGATGAAAAGACAAATAATAATCTTTCTAATCGCATCACTATCGGCCATTTGCGGTTTTTCTCAAAAACAAAAAGCAATCGATTGGAAAAAACTGAACGTCCTGGTGTATTCGAAAAACGGTAAAGGCTATGTTCACGACAATATCGCTTCAGCTGTAGCTGGCCTGCAAGATCTGGGCAAGAAATATGGTTTTAAAGTAGACACTTCAACCAACCCCTCGGTATTTACGAGAGAAAACTTGTCAAAATACCATCTCCTGATTTTCCCAAGCACCAATAATGAGGTGTTCGACACGGAAGAACAACGTTTGGCATTTCGGCAATACATCGAAGCGGGCGGAGGCCTGGTTGGTATTCATTCGGCGATAGCCACCGAACGCGATTGGACTTGGTTCAAACAATTCACTGGTGGCACGTTTTCGTGGCACGCGCCTTTTCAAAAGTTCAAAGTGCGGGTTGTGGACAAAAATCATCCTTCGGTAGCAGGTATGCCAACGGTTTGGGATGTTGAAGACGAGTGTTATTTTGAAAAGGAGCTGTACCCATCTATCCACACTTTTTTGGTGCATGATATAACGACTGTTAAACCGCATGAGAACATCAAATCAAATATGGGCAGCTTCAAAGATTATTATCCCGCAGGTTGGCACAACTATTACGACGGTGGCCTGGCCTGGATGACAACATTAGGGCATGATAAAAAACTTTATTCAGACCCATCTTTCATGCGGTTTATTTTGCAAGGCATCGAGTTTGTAGCCACGCATCGCCCTCAAAAACTGGACTATTCAAAGGCGTATGCCAAAGAGCGCAACGAATCAATTCAGTGGTAAGAGGCGTTTATTCTGAAATCGTATAACTCGTACTTCTTCCTCCGCCGGGTTCTTTCGTCAATATAGCTTTGTTCACTAAGTCTTGTATGTCTCTCAATGCTGTATCCTGTGATGTTTTGGTGATCTTGGCCCATTTGGAAGTGTTCAATTTTCCTTCAAAACCATCCAGCAGCTTGTTCAGCATCAATTGTTGCCGTTCATTCAACAGCGTAGTAGCATGCTTTTCCCAGAACCGCGCTTTTTTCAGTACCAAAGCGAGCGTTTCATCTGTGGCCTTTATAGCACGATTCAAACAGTCTAAAAACCATAGCAGCCATGCTGTAATATCCATGGACCCCTTTTGTGTGTTTTCCAAAACATCATAATAGGCGTTTCTTTCTTTCCTGATTTGCGCACTCATGCTATAGAACCGTTGAACCGATTCATCTGCGCGGGAGAGTTGCATATCTGCAATAGCCCGGGCTATACGCCCGTTGCCATCATCGAAAGGGTGGATGGTTACAAACCAAAGATGCGCAACCGCCGCCTTCAGTACGCCATCCATCTTTATATCCTCGTTGAACCAACGGATAAAGCGGGTCATCTCTTCATCTAACCCGTCGGCGTCGGGTGCCTGGAAATGGACTTTCTCCCTTCCTGCGGCACCGGAAACTACCTGCATCGGATCCTCTTTTTGATTATCCCTCCAGGCTGCCACTACTATTTTATGCATGCCGCTTCTGCCTGTAGGAAATAGGGCTGCATGCCAACCAAAAAGCCTGTCGGCAGATAATGCTTGTTTGTAATGTTGCGTCGCATCGAGCATCATTTCTACCACCCCCTCCACATGTCGGTCTGCAGGTACCAGTCCAGCAATATCCATTCCCAGTCTGCGGGCAATGGAAGACCGGACCTGGTCGGCATCCAATAACTCCCCTTCAATTTCGCTTGACTTCAATACATCCAGGGTAAGCGTTCGGAGATTCGCCTCTGCCTGCAAGCGGAAGCCCAAACCTTCCATGCGCCCCAATAACCGGCCCTGCCTGTGACGTACTTCAGCCAACAAGGGGGCCACCAGCTCCTGCTGCCAGGTAAAATGAGGCCAATTAGATAATTGATGGATATAAACTGCCATTTTCCGCAAAATATGCGGTGAATATAAGCATTATTCTCCGCATATCAGTTATTCTCCGTAAAATATGCGGAGAATAGGCCCGGTATTCGCCGCATAAGCATATTCGAGACCTGAAGTTGAAGATATAACTGCCATTAAATGTTTCCCTAATTTTAGAAGGGGTGATTGGTTTTCTTTTCATTGCTGTTACAATTACCCCCGGTATGATGAAACTAATGGAAAACTTATTGCCAAACCAGCCATAGAACAGACTGTATGCAAAATTTTAAGAACGGGAAGATTCCCTTGTTTATGTACCTCCTGCTTGTTATCTCATGGGTGTGTTGTACACCGGCAGAAAAACAAGAATATAAAAACTGGAATGTGTATGGAGGCACAAAAGATGCGATGCATTATTCCACCCTCACAGCAATTGACACAAACAACGTAAACCACCTGGCCATTGCCTGGACCTATCATACAAACGACGCAGACACCCTGCTTCATTCCCAGATACAATGCAATCCTATTGTAGTAGACGGTATACTATACGGCACTACGCCCAAAATGAAAATGTTTGCATTGGATGCTGCCACGGGAAAACAACAATGGATCTTTGACCCCGGCGCCAAAATTTCAGCAGACACCAGCGCACAAACTCGTTTGATGATGGCCTTCTCCAATACAGGTCGCGGCGTTACTTATTGGACAGACGGCAAGAACGACAAAAGGCTTTTTTATACGGCCGGAGATCAGCTCATCTGCTTGCAGGCGGCCAACGGAAAACCCGCAGCGGATTTTGGTAACAATGGCCGTATAGATCTTCACGACGGACTGGACCGTGATGTGAAAGATAAATTTATCACTTCCAATACGCCCGGCATTATTTATAAAGATGTATTGATCATCGGCTCACGTGTAGCGGAAGATGCAACGGCAGCTCCAGGTCATATTCGCGCTTATGATGTTCGTACCGGCAAACTGAGATGGATATTTCATACCATACCCCAGCCCGGTGAATTAGGCTATGAAACAT
Coding sequences within it:
- the asnS gene encoding asparagine--tRNA ligase — encoded protein: MFNKRTKIKTLLAGEFVGQDVTVMGWVRTFRNNQFIALNDGSTNNNIQVVVALGMLDDATLKRITTGASLKITGEVVASLGKGQKVEIQAKGLEVLGDSDAEKYPLQPKKHSLEFLREIAHLRFRTNTFGAVFRIRHSLAFAVHQFFNERGFVYLHTPIITSSDAEGAGEMFRVTTLPMEGAPRKEDGGIDFGEDFFGKSTNLTVSGQLEGELGAMAFSDIYTFGPTFRAENSNTTRHLAEFWMIEPEMAFYDIEDNMNLAEEFIQYLIRYAMKHNAEDLEFLDQRLAEEEKQKPQAERSEMGLLEKLRFVVDNQFERIIYTEAIDILLDSPAYKKKKFKYEVKWGIDMQSEHERYLVEKHFKKPVIVTGYPAAIKAFYMRMNEDGKTVAAMDILAPGIGEIVGGSQREERLDRLEQRMKDMHIPAEEMSWYLDTRRYGTVPHAGFGLGFERMVQFVTGMGNIRDVIPFARTPKNCEF
- a CDS encoding ThuA domain-containing protein; its protein translation is MKRQIIIFLIASLSAICGFSQKQKAIDWKKLNVLVYSKNGKGYVHDNIASAVAGLQDLGKKYGFKVDTSTNPSVFTRENLSKYHLLIFPSTNNEVFDTEEQRLAFRQYIEAGGGLVGIHSAIATERDWTWFKQFTGGTFSWHAPFQKFKVRVVDKNHPSVAGMPTVWDVEDECYFEKELYPSIHTFLVHDITTVKPHENIKSNMGSFKDYYPAGWHNYYDGGLAWMTTLGHDKKLYSDPSFMRFILQGIEFVATHRPQKLDYSKAYAKERNESIQW
- a CDS encoding Fic family protein, which encodes MAVYIHQLSNWPHFTWQQELVAPLLAEVRHRQGRLLGRMEGLGFRLQAEANLRTLTLDVLKSSEIEGELLDADQVRSSIARRLGMDIAGLVPADRHVEGVVEMMLDATQHYKQALSADRLFGWHAALFPTGRSGMHKIVVAAWRDNQKEDPMQVVSGAAGREKVHFQAPDADGLDEEMTRFIRWFNEDIKMDGVLKAAVAHLWFVTIHPFDDGNGRIARAIADMQLSRADESVQRFYSMSAQIRKERNAYYDVLENTQKGSMDITAWLLWFLDCLNRAIKATDETLALVLKKARFWEKHATTLLNERQQLMLNKLLDGFEGKLNTSKWAKITKTSQDTALRDIQDLVNKAILTKEPGGGRSTSYTISE